The DNA region CCGATGTCGTTCTCTGACCAGCCCACTCCGGTGCCCCCCTTGTCGTCCCCGGCCAAGCGCAGTTGGTGGCAGCGCAATCGGTTTTGGTTCTTGCCCCTGCTCATCCTCAGCCCGGTGCTGTTGTGCTGTGTCCCTTGCGGCGGCGTTTTTTACTTCATGCAGTCGATGGCCAAGAACTCGAAAGCGCATGGACTGGTATTGGAGGCGATTCGCGGCGATGCGCGGGTGATCGAGGCCCTGGGCGAGCCAATCGATGAGTCCTTTGTGTTTGGCGGCGGCGATCCCAATCTGGGCCCCTTCAATCTCTTCTCGTGGATCTCGGGGCCAAAGAACAAAGGAACCGTCGAGGCGCTCGTCGTCCGCGAAGGAGACCAGTGGGTAATCGCCCGATTGATCGTCAGGCCGAGCGAGGGCGATCCAATCGATCTGGTCGCAGACCCCAATGCCGAGCCGGCATTGCCGATCGACGAGGCCCCTGCCGACGCCATGCCGGCTGAAGATGCCGCGCCGGCCGATGAATCCGCTCCCGTCGACGAAACTCCGGCGGAAGATGCGCCCCCGGCAGACGAACCGGCCGCTGCCGAAGAGCCAGTCGCCGAATCGCCCCAGTAGCCGCTACTTCACTTCCAGCATCCGCGTCAGCGCCACCAGCGCCCAGCGCGATGTTTCGTCGTCACGCGCACCACATTCACCGGTGTCCCCGCCAGATAATTCTCCAGCGACCAGCACAGGTGCGCCAGGTCGATGCGATACATCGTGGCGCACATGCAGACCACGGGCGACAAAAAGTGAATCTGCTGCTCCGGGTGTTCCTGCTTGAGGCGATTCACCAAGTGCAGTTCCGTGCCAATCGCCCATTGGGTTCCGGCGGGCGCCTGCTCCACCTCGCGAATGATCTTGCCCGTCGAGCCGATCACATCCGCCTGATCGACCACCTCCATCATGCACTCGGGATGGACAAGAATCTTGATGCCTGGGTAGCGGTCGCGGAACTGCGCTACATGCTCGGCGCTGAACATCTGGTGTACGCTGCAATGCCCCTTCCAGAGCAGCACCTTGCTGTTGGCCAGCGCCGCCTCGGTGTTGCCGCCTAGTTCTTGGTGCGGGTCCCACACCGGCATTTGTTCGAGCGGCACCCCCATCGCGCGGGCCGTGTTGCGTCCCAAATGCTGATCCGGAAAGAACAGCACTCGCTTGGTCCGCGCAAACGACCACTCGAGCACCGCC from Pirellulales bacterium includes:
- a CDS encoding cytochrome c oxidase assembly factor 1 family protein — translated: MSFSDQPTPVPPLSSPAKRSWWQRNRFWFLPLLILSPVLLCCVPCGGVFYFMQSMAKNSKAHGLVLEAIRGDARVIEALGEPIDESFVFGGGDPNLGPFNLFSWISGPKNKGTVEALVVREGDQWVIARLIVRPSEGDPIDLVADPNAEPALPIDEAPADAMPAEDAAPADESAPVDETPAEDAPPADEPAAAEEPVAESPQ